The Apium graveolens cultivar Ventura chromosome 11, ASM990537v1, whole genome shotgun sequence genome has a window encoding:
- the LOC141698068 gene encoding hyoscyamine 6-dioxygenase-like encodes MGRMDIPAGKYGSSWFDVENVPTNYAFPEKDRPGELPPVCHTLPVIDLGNASDADIINQILKASQEFGFFQVMNHGVSDKLLGDTTNVFKDFFKIPEKDSSNSCGKSNWVYASSTSFNRDGVHLWRENIKHPCNPLKDCMQQWPENPTRYRDVVSTYLTEVSKLGKTILGLICKGLGLEGGYFDGISEVELLSANMYPPCPDPSLTLGILRHHDPSIITILHQGTVPGLQVMKDGNWITVGAVANALVVNIGNQLEIFSNGMLKSVEHRVVTNSSETRLSITAFINPSPSCIVEPAQALVTELNPARFKPTLYKEFICKSGALGTHTKDLQRE; translated from the exons ATGGGAAGAATGGACATTCCTGCAGGTAAATATGGTTCAAGCTGGTTTGATGTTGAAAATGTGCCTACCAATTATGCGTTTCCAGAGAAAGATAGACCAGGGGAGCTCCCTCCTGTATGCCATACACTTCCGGTTATCGATCTTGGAAACGCTTCCGATGCAGATATAATTAATCAAATATTGAAAGCTTCTCAAGAATTCGGATTCTTTCAA GTGATGAATCATGGAGTCTCGGATAAATTACTAGGCGACACAACAAACGTGTTCAAGGATTTCTTCAAGATTCCAGAGAAGGATAGTAGCAACTCTTGTGGCAAAAGTAATTGGGTGTACGCTAGCAGCACTAGTTTCAACAGAGATGGGGTTCATTTATGGAGAGAAAATATCAAACACCCTTGTAATCCTTTGAAGGATTGCATGCAACAATGGCCTGAAAATCCAACCCGATACAG GGATGTCGTATCAACATATCTAACAGAAGTAAGCAAGTTGGGTAAGACGATACTTGGCTTGATATGCAAAGGATTGGGACTTGAAGGGGGATATTTTGACGGAATTAGTGAAGTTGAGTTACTGTCAGCCAATATGTATCCGCCGTGTCCTGATCCGAGTTTAACATTGGGAATACTGAGACACCATGACCCTAGCATCATAACTATTCTTCACCAGGGTACTGTTCCCGGCCTTCAAGTCATGAAAGACGGAAACTGGATCACTGTTGGGGCTGTGGCCAATGCACTTGTTGTTAATATTGGCAACCAGTTAGAG ATTTTTAGTAATGGGATGTTAAAAAGTGTGGAACATCGGGTGGTGACGAATTCAAGTGAAACTAGGCTTAGCATTACAGCTTTTATCAACCCTTCTCCGAGCTGCATTGTGGAACCCGCACAAGCTTTGGTCACTGAACTGAATCCAGCGCGGTTTAAGCCAACATTGTACAAAGAATTTATCTGCAAGTCTGGAGCTCTTGGTACTCACACCAAGGATTTGCAGCGTGAATAA